The window ATAATCCTTTTATTACAGGAATGTTCCTTGAAGGTTTATTGAATCGGACTGATAACGGGCGAAAACAAAAGCAGCAGGAAAGGTAAAATATTATGAACGGCATGAATAACGAGATCGGAAGGCGCAGGACACTGGCAATCGTCTCTCACCCTGATGCGGGCAAAACGACCCTTACGGAAAAGCTGCTTCTCTACGGCGGAGCCGTTCAGCTGGCGGGGTCCGTCAAGGCCAGGAAAAATCAGCGCTCCACCACTTCGGACTGGATGGAACTCGAACGCCAGCGCGGCATTTCCATAAGCTCGACCGTGCTTTCTTTCGAATATAACGGACATCTGATAAACCTGCTCGATACACCCGGGCACAAGGACTTTTCCGAAGATACATACCGTGTGCTTACCGCAGTCGATGCGGCAATCATGGTAATAGACGCAGGCAAGGGCATCGAGAGCCAGACAAAAAAACTCTTTGAAGTCTGCAGGATGCGGGGCATCCCCATATTCACGTTCATGAACAAGATGGACAGACCTTCCCGGGAACCTCTGGAACTGCTGGACGAGCTTGAGAGCGTCCTTGGCATAGGGGCCTATCCCATAAACTGGCCGCTGGGCACTGGGCCTCAGTTCAAGGGAATCTGGGACAGGCGGACCAAGCTGGCACATTTTTACGAGCGCACCCCGGGAGGCTCTTTTCGTGCACCTGTTTCCAGCTTCGGCCTGACTGACCCGGTCGTCAGAGACCAGCTGGACGAAGCCACCTATAAGAACGTATGCGAGGAAGTTGAAATGCTTGACGGGGCCGGTGCGGATTACAGCCGGGCCGAGGTCCTTGCCGGCAAAATAACACCTGTTTTTTTCGGGAGCGCATCGAATAATTTCGGTGTGCAGCTCCTGCTTGACGGATTCATAGAGCAGTCTGCGCCACCCATGCCGCGCATGAGCCGGGGCTTGCCGGTCAAGCCCGAAAACAGCGCGTTCTCCGGTTTTGTTTTCAAGATTCACGCGAACATGGACCCGAACCACCGTGACCGGATAGTATTCATCCGGGTCGTATCGGGCCGTTTCACCCGTGATATGACGGTCACTCATGTGCCGAGCGGAAAGAAGCTGAGACTTTCAAATTCAAATAAGATATTCGGCCGCGACAGGGAAACCGTCGACGAGGCATATCCCGGCGATGTCATCGGGATTGCAGGGGCTAAAACCCTTTCCATAGGTGACACGCTAACCGAAGACCCCAACGTGCTCTTTAACGAGATTCCACGATTCCCTCCGGAGTGCTTCGCCTTTATCCACAATGAAATCCCGTCCAACTATAAGCGGTTCTATGACGGGTTGAATCAGCTGCTGGCCGAAGGGGTTGTGCATGCCTTCGAGCTGCCTGATGCCGCACAAAGGGTGCCTCTGCTGGCGGCTGTCGGACCCTTGCAGTTCGAAATCGTCAAGTACCGTCTGGAATCGGAATACGGTGCGCCTTCCCGCCTCGAAATTGCGGACTGGACTCTTGCCAGGTGGTTCAAGGATCCCGGAGTAAATACGGAAAAGCTGATGCTTCCCACAGGGGCGAAAATCGCAAGAGACAGGACCGGCCAGAACCTGATCCTTTTCCCGACCGAATGGAACCTGAGGTATTTTATCCAGAACAACAAAGACTGCGAGTTGAGCGAATATCCGGCAATGGCGCCTGAAGACTTATTGCAGCGCGTTGCCTGAAAGTAATTTGCCCGGATTATTTTAAAGGCTTTATGCCGAGAATTTTCCGGGCCTCTTCGGGTGTAGCCACTTCACGCCCGATTTCGCGTGCGAGACGCACCACCCTTTCGGCAAGCTGGGCATTGCTTTTTGCGAGCTCTCCTTTTTTATAATAGATATTGTCTTCAAGGCCGATCCTGACGTTTCCGCCCATAATCAATGACGCCACGTTCATTTCCATCTGAAAGCGCCCTATCCCCGAAACATTGAAAATAGAGCCTTCGGGCAGGAGGTCTATCATGGTCAGCAGGTTCTTTGTCGTTCCTGCATATCCGCCCATGCCGTCCACACCCATTACACAGTTGATGTAATAGGGCTTCTTGATGAGGTTTTTTCTGATGAGGTTTTCGACCTCACCGAACATGGACGGGTTGTAGACTTCCATTTCGGGCTTTATATCCAGTTCGATCATCTTTGCGGCGAATGCTTCAATTTCGCTCCTGAGGTTCGTGAACGGGCTTTCCTTTTTTTCCTTACCGACAAAGAACACGACGGTGCCCATATTGAGGGAAGCGGATTCGGGCCCGGCGTTAAGGCTTAGAACTCTTTCGTTTATCGGTATGCCCACGCCCCCTGTCGTATTCTGTATAATGACAGGGCATTTCGCCCTTATGCCCGCGTTGATCTCTTTGAAAATTTCAGCGTTTCCAATGCTTCGGCCTTGCTTATCCCTGGCATGCAGGTGAACGATTGAAACGCCTGCATTGTAACAGTCGTATGCGTCATTTATGATCTCGTCAGGCTGCTCCGGCAGGTTCGGGTTTGCCTCCTTGCCCTGCATCGCCCCTGTAAGCGCCGCTGTTATGATAAGTTTTTCCATTAGCTGCCTCCTGTCGTTTTTCCTGATCATTCAAGGCCTTTTATCTCCGATGTTTTTTCAGTATTTGTCAAGATGAAGTGATAAAAAAGGATATAGAGATGATGTTTTTTCACTGACCTTCAGGCGTTTCCTGACAGAATTGCATCAGCCGCCCTTATACCGTCCACTGCCGAGCTTACAATGCCTCCTGCATAGCCTGCACCTTCACCCACCGGATATAGACCTGGAATTGAAACAGACTGCATATCTTCGCCCCGCAGTATGCGAACAGGTGATGATGTTCTTGTCTCAACCCCTATAAACAGGGCCTCTTCGGTTATGTATCCTTTCATCTTTTTTTCGAAAATTCTCAATGCGAGCCTTATCTCTGAGACTATCCATCCCGGAAGATATGCATGGTCGGAAGGATTGAGGCCGGGCATGAAAGAGGATTCAGGGAGCGTGGAGTCTTTCCTGTCTGCCAGAAAAGAGGTGATACGCTGCGCAGGGGCATTGAAACCGCCACCGCCGGCCGAGAAGGCCCCCCTTTCAAGAAGACGCTGAAAATCGATGCCAGCAAGCGCATCACCCGGAATATCCTCAGGCATTATGGTTACCACTATGGCGGCATTAGAAAAACTGCCGCATCTTTTAGAGTAACTCATGCCGTTTATGCAGAGCATACCTCTTTCCGATGAAGAATTGATAACCTCTCCTCCCGGGCACATGCAGAAGGAATATGTTCCCCGGCCGGTTGATCTGTTGTTGAATGTGAGGACATATTCCGCTGCGGGAAGCACGCCTTTGTCCGCGAAAGTGCCGTACTGTATGCGGTTGATGAGGGCCGCCGGATGTTCAGCCCTGAGCCCAGCTGCAAAACCTTTTTTCTCCAGGATGACACCGGTATTCTTAAGCATTTCATATGTGTCGCGCGCGGAATGTCCGCAGGCAAGCACCACCGCGTCTGCCGTATATTCGTTGCCTGTTTGCGTAATAAGACCCGTTGCCCGGGATTCATGAAGAATAAGAGAGCATGCCTTTTCGAAAAATTTTATCTGCGAACCCGAACTGAGAATGCATTGCCTGATGTTTTTTATTATGTCTTTCAGCCTGTCCGTACCCAGGTGCGGCTTCTGTTCATAACGGATGCTTAAAGGGGCGCCCATTTCAATAAGCTTATCGAGCATCCAGTTGATTTCGGGCCTGCGTATCCGGGTCGTAAGTTTGCCGTCCGAATATGTCCCGGCTCCGCCTTCTCCAAAGAGGACATTGCTTTCCTCATTGAGAACCCCGCCTTTTTTCAGGAGCTCGATATCCGCCATGCGTTCTTCTACGGGTTTACCTCGCTCAATTACAGTGACCGCCGCGCCCCGTTCAATGAGTCTGAGCGCACAAAATAGCCCTGCAGGTCCTGCTCCTACAATAATTACGTTAAGAGGTTTCAATAAGTTTCCGGCTGGTAAATAAACAGGGACTTCCATGGCAGGGCTTGTTCCGGGCATCTTAAGCAAATTCCCGGCGGCATTATCCGGGACATCCGCTTCTATCCTGTACCGCCATACGATTGCGGCCTTGTCGCGGGCATCAAGCGATTTTCTGAGAACCTTGAACGGGGTGTTTACCGGCAGGCCGTAAAGGGCTGTGAGCTTTAAAGAAAGGTCTTCTTCTTTTTCAAATGGCGAAAGTTCGATGGAGTCAAAAACGAGTTTCATTCCTGATCCGGTATAAGCGCCTTTACATAAATGATTTTTCCGTCTCCTGGCGTGTAGTAATCCTTGAGGAAGGCCTCTTTTTTGTAGCCGCATCTCTTGTAGAACTTCTGAGTTGGCGCGTATTGGTCCCTTGCCGAGGTCTCGATATATATGCGTCTGCATCCCATTTTCGATGCGATTTGTTCAGTCTCATAGAGGAGGAATTCCCCGATGCC of the Desulfomonilia bacterium genome contains:
- a CDS encoding peptide chain release factor 3, with product MNGMNNEIGRRRTLAIVSHPDAGKTTLTEKLLLYGGAVQLAGSVKARKNQRSTTSDWMELERQRGISISSTVLSFEYNGHLINLLDTPGHKDFSEDTYRVLTAVDAAIMVIDAGKGIESQTKKLFEVCRMRGIPIFTFMNKMDRPSREPLELLDELESVLGIGAYPINWPLGTGPQFKGIWDRRTKLAHFYERTPGGSFRAPVSSFGLTDPVVRDQLDEATYKNVCEEVEMLDGAGADYSRAEVLAGKITPVFFGSASNNFGVQLLLDGFIEQSAPPMPRMSRGLPVKPENSAFSGFVFKIHANMDPNHRDRIVFIRVVSGRFTRDMTVTHVPSGKKLRLSNSNKIFGRDRETVDEAYPGDVIGIAGAKTLSIGDTLTEDPNVLFNEIPRFPPECFAFIHNEIPSNYKRFYDGLNQLLAEGVVHAFELPDAAQRVPLLAAVGPLQFEIVKYRLESEYGAPSRLEIADWTLARWFKDPGVNTEKLMLPTGAKIARDRTGQNLILFPTEWNLRYFIQNNKDCELSEYPAMAPEDLLQRVA
- a CDS encoding 3-keto-5-aminohexanoate cleavage protein; its protein translation is MEKLIITAALTGAMQGKEANPNLPEQPDEIINDAYDCYNAGVSIVHLHARDKQGRSIGNAEIFKEINAGIRAKCPVIIQNTTGGVGIPINERVLSLNAGPESASLNMGTVVFFVGKEKKESPFTNLRSEIEAFAAKMIELDIKPEMEVYNPSMFGEVENLIRKNLIKKPYYINCVMGVDGMGGYAGTTKNLLTMIDLLPEGSIFNVSGIGRFQMEMNVASLIMGGNVRIGLEDNIYYKKGELAKSNAQLAERVVRLAREIGREVATPEEARKILGIKPLK
- a CDS encoding FAD-dependent oxidoreductase, whose translation is MKLVFDSIELSPFEKEEDLSLKLTALYGLPVNTPFKVLRKSLDARDKAAIVWRYRIEADVPDNAAGNLLKMPGTSPAMEVPVYLPAGNLLKPLNVIIVGAGPAGLFCALRLIERGAAVTVIERGKPVEERMADIELLKKGGVLNEESNVLFGEGGAGTYSDGKLTTRIRRPEINWMLDKLIEMGAPLSIRYEQKPHLGTDRLKDIIKNIRQCILSSGSQIKFFEKACSLILHESRATGLITQTGNEYTADAVVLACGHSARDTYEMLKNTGVILEKKGFAAGLRAEHPAALINRIQYGTFADKGVLPAAEYVLTFNNRSTGRGTYSFCMCPGGEVINSSSERGMLCINGMSYSKRCGSFSNAAIVVTIMPEDIPGDALAGIDFQRLLERGAFSAGGGGFNAPAQRITSFLADRKDSTLPESSFMPGLNPSDHAYLPGWIVSEIRLALRIFEKKMKGYITEEALFIGVETRTSSPVRILRGEDMQSVSIPGLYPVGEGAGYAGGIVSSAVDGIRAADAILSGNA